The proteins below come from a single Chryseobacterium capnotolerans genomic window:
- a CDS encoding tetratricopeptide repeat-containing sensor histidine kinase, producing MYKIFIIFFSICFINANSQQKNIIDSLILLSQSEASHDTVKIQAFTELSWEFRKTNFNKAKYYALNAYTISKKINYPKGIVTSLNRIGTAYIFNKQFSRAEKEYLKVLRLEKQSGNKYGIGRANNQLSEIYRNKKDLSKALSYGLDALNVFEQLKKQSLEALVSNNVGLIYQNMGSYEQANKYLLKGLAIREQLKEDKNIANSYTNLGILYLVMKNYESAKDYFLKSEYYFIKFNDDYELSKIYNNLGIIYFETGNNTLSQEYYDKAMKLKVKLGLKDTNSEIHNNLGALYYKQGDDKQAIREFKRSIDMQKKYVPKNSLKEANINLGHIYFRNQEYDQAIKYYKNSLKTSENSKNKSEKLKSLDGLYVAYSVKQDYDSAIYYSQQYNSLRDSLETDYKKAVDYREKFARILKENELLQRDKKISIVNIKNLELKNQNNNILIYTLSTIFSLFVLLFLLWTKWKVERQKKKIALKDKELEEKKLEQLIKNQEIKSYNEMLNTQHRERKRISQDLHDRIGSILSVAKVYYKSGEEQLLQNKNLDLVSFQKANELIDEACQEVRRLSYEMSSGVLTKFGLLSAVEDLVITIEQTKKIKIEFIAGDLENRLENNVEIQIYRIIQELMNNILKYADSSHVTIQILKLKNKVNVQVEDDGIGFNTNEQSSGMGLQNVRSRVGSLGGEINIDSVIGRGTYVNIEIPINSNV from the coding sequence ATGTACAAGATATTTATAATATTTTTTAGCATTTGTTTTATTAATGCTAACAGCCAGCAAAAAAACATAATAGATAGTCTAATTTTATTGTCACAATCCGAAGCATCACATGATACTGTGAAAATACAGGCTTTCACTGAACTCTCTTGGGAATTTAGAAAAACTAATTTTAATAAAGCAAAATACTACGCTCTAAATGCTTATACGATTAGTAAGAAAATAAACTATCCGAAAGGTATTGTTACAAGCTTGAATAGAATTGGTACTGCATATATTTTTAATAAACAATTTTCACGTGCGGAAAAAGAATATTTGAAAGTCTTACGCTTAGAAAAGCAATCCGGAAATAAATATGGTATTGGCCGAGCCAACAATCAACTTAGTGAAATATACAGAAATAAAAAAGATTTATCTAAGGCGCTTTCTTATGGATTAGATGCATTGAATGTATTTGAACAGCTTAAAAAACAATCATTAGAGGCTTTAGTTTCTAATAATGTAGGACTTATATATCAGAACATGGGATCGTATGAGCAAGCTAACAAATACCTTTTAAAGGGACTTGCTATAAGAGAACAATTAAAGGAGGATAAAAATATAGCGAATAGCTATACGAATTTAGGTATTCTTTATCTAGTAATGAAAAATTATGAAAGTGCTAAAGATTACTTTCTTAAAAGTGAATATTACTTTATTAAATTCAATGATGATTATGAACTCTCGAAAATATACAATAATTTAGGAATTATATATTTTGAAACTGGTAATAATACTTTATCTCAAGAATATTATGATAAAGCTATGAAACTGAAGGTTAAATTAGGTTTAAAAGATACAAATTCTGAAATACACAATAACCTTGGAGCTCTTTATTATAAACAAGGCGATGATAAACAAGCTATTCGGGAATTTAAAAGAAGTATTGATATGCAGAAAAAATATGTTCCTAAAAATAGCCTTAAAGAAGCGAATATAAATTTAGGGCATATTTACTTCCGGAATCAAGAATATGATCAAGCTATAAAATATTATAAAAACTCATTAAAAACCTCAGAAAATTCAAAAAATAAATCAGAAAAATTAAAATCCTTAGATGGGTTATACGTAGCATATTCTGTAAAACAAGATTATGATTCTGCAATATATTACTCCCAACAGTATAATTCTTTAAGAGATAGTTTGGAAACTGACTATAAGAAAGCTGTAGATTACAGAGAAAAGTTTGCGAGAATACTGAAAGAAAATGAACTTTTACAAAGAGATAAAAAAATTTCAATAGTAAATATTAAAAATTTAGAACTTAAAAATCAAAATAATAACATATTAATATACACCTTATCTACCATATTTTCTTTATTCGTATTATTATTTCTTCTTTGGACAAAATGGAAAGTTGAAAGACAAAAGAAAAAAATAGCATTAAAAGATAAAGAATTAGAGGAAAAAAAATTAGAGCAACTAATTAAAAATCAAGAAATCAAATCTTACAATGAAATGTTGAATACACAGCATCGAGAACGTAAGAGAATTTCACAAGATTTACATGACAGGATAGGAAGCATACTATCAGTTGCCAAGGTTTATTACAAGTCTGGGGAAGAACAGCTTCTACAAAATAAGAATCTTGATCTTGTGAGTTTCCAGAAAGCAAATGAGTTGATAGATGAAGCATGCCAAGAAGTCAGAAGGTTATCTTACGAAATGTCCTCTGGAGTACTCACTAAATTCGGATTACTATCAGCCGTCGAAGATTTAGTAATCACTATTGAACAAACTAAGAAAATAAAGATAGAATTCATAGCTGGTGATTTAGAAAACAGACTAGAAAACAATGTTGAAATCCAAATATATAGAATCATTCAAGAGTTGATGAACAATATTTTAAAGTATGCAGATTCAAGTCATGTAACTATTCAAATATTAAAGCTTAAAAATAAAGTAAATGTTCAAGTAGAAGATGATGGTATCGGCTTTAACACTAATGAACAGTCTAGTGGCATGGGGTTACAAAATGTAAGGTCTAGAGTCGGCTCATTAGGCGGTGAAATCAATATTGATTCTGTAATTGGACGTGGAACCTACGTGAATATAGAAATACCTATAAATAGTAATGTATGA
- a CDS encoding response regulator: MIKIIIADDHEIVLDGLELVIKNDPNIEIVGRALTGKDVISIVNTKNVDIVVLDINMPIMDGIETTKFLKKNHPEIKILILSMHEEISFIRNIFNAEANGYILKNKGKEELLAAINSIFNGKNYFSDEVNQSIYATLKSKDVAGEIRLTEKEKQVLAYIGDGFTGPEIADKLNIAKTTFETHKRNLLEKTGVRNSNALIKFAILNGYCNPN; encoded by the coding sequence ATGATAAAGATTATTATTGCTGATGACCATGAGATAGTTCTTGATGGTTTAGAATTAGTCATTAAGAATGACCCTAATATTGAAATTGTTGGACGTGCACTGACAGGGAAAGATGTTATTTCAATAGTTAATACTAAAAATGTAGATATTGTTGTGCTTGACATCAATATGCCGATTATGGATGGTATTGAGACAACCAAATTTCTTAAAAAAAATCATCCTGAAATTAAAATACTTATTCTCAGTATGCATGAGGAAATAAGTTTTATAAGAAACATATTCAATGCAGAAGCTAATGGATATATATTGAAAAATAAAGGAAAGGAAGAATTATTAGCTGCTATAAATAGCATTTTTAATGGAAAAAACTATTTCTCGGATGAAGTTAATCAATCGATCTATGCGACATTAAAATCAAAAGATGTAGCTGGAGAAATTAGACTTACTGAAAAAGAAAAGCAAGTACTTGCATATATTGGAGACGGTTTTACGGGGCCTGAAATTGCAGACAAGCTAAATATTGCAAAGACTACATTTGAGACCCACAAAAGAAACCTTCTCGAAAAAACAGGTGTCCGGAATTCAAATGCACTTATCAAATTTGCGATTTTAAACGGATATTGTAATCCTAATTAA
- a CDS encoding TIR domain-containing protein, which yields MFYTKSYLRDLSKTGRKGTKTFSATVNESKNSMSFDIFLSHSYRDKEYIEGLFLELSSKGFKVYVDWIVDSHLDRKNVDKRTVALIRNRMKQSKSLIYATSENASTSNWMPWELGYMDGETSRCAILPITDYENSTFEGQEFLSVYPYVTKESVKGLVTGNISTEEILWLNENSRNYQSLKEWLR from the coding sequence ATGTTCTACACAAAAAGTTATTTGAGAGATCTCTCAAAAACCGGAAGAAAGGGTACAAAAACCTTTTCCGCAACAGTAAATGAAAGTAAAAATAGTATGTCCTTTGACATTTTCTTGTCTCATAGTTATCGAGATAAGGAGTATATAGAAGGTTTATTTTTAGAATTATCATCAAAAGGATTCAAGGTTTATGTTGACTGGATAGTTGATTCACATCTTGACAGAAAAAATGTAGATAAGAGGACTGTTGCCTTAATACGAAACAGGATGAAGCAGTCAAAATCTCTAATTTATGCAACTTCCGAAAATGCTTCAACATCAAATTGGATGCCTTGGGAATTAGGCTATATGGATGGTGAAACTAGCAGATGTGCCATTCTTCCAATTACAGATTACGAAAACTCTACGTTTGAAGGTCAAGAATTTTTATCTGTCTACCCCTATGTCACAAAAGAGTCTGTAAAAGGTCTTGTAACAGGCAATATTTCGACAGAAGAAATATTATGGTTGAACGAAAACTCACGGAATTATCAAAGCTTAAAAGAATGGTTAAGATAA